From Synoicihabitans lomoniglobus, the proteins below share one genomic window:
- a CDS encoding SMP-30/gluconolactonase/LRE family protein codes for MITLPLSRIVASVALSLLASLALSAAKLEYRFTTIASASGGSGFTDGPVATAHFRTPTGVSLDSAGNIYVADRENHVVRKISPQGWVSTIAGVPGTEGNTDGPSGVALFSNPQDVAVAADGSVYVANSGSYPAIRRIGTDGQTTTVVSSGFVAPVSLAFAPDGTTLYVADSTQNAIYKVTGSGTMSLLAGGAGAGSADGLGSAAQFNSPRALAVDASGQIYVADTLNYTVRLVSPTGAVTTFAGTPGGFISIGTHRTTASFYMVDGVAVDSAGNVFAASRSVVWKINAAGDVSAFAGNGASTPFEPTQFSDGSTNASKFETPDDISVDASGALVIADSNNHAIRRVSIEGNVSTIVGGPDWAATGMAGPTGASLLPDGNALVSVTGSGTVVHVTPEGAVSAYAGTEGNIPRIIVEPGLVRTERTVDNTRAHFFASSIAIDQAGNIYAPHGHAIRRMNSAGLVQIMAGSDSESGSTDGMGTSARFKNPGAMTVDSLGNVYVADYGNFTIRRISPSGNVTTFAGAPGLRGSTDGLGTAARLDLVSSITIDATDNLWVGSGSTIKMVTPAGLVTTIAGQSNISSYLDGTGLNALLGHTMHLSFDPEGNLLIADSSNSAIRQMAPDTTITTLGGDRGIRASVDGVGTDARFNQPGGITVFPNGNILVADTANNQLRLGVPVYTSEAFFGTYFGTTAQGTPWALWLERPGQGRFSIHLPESDSVLLADIVLDERDDFTASAVEILKEGTGVSPRTIALQGSIDEESQGVVNVIGELTTLGESFTGQFPRTGGGTPFSGSYYTAIALGTAIGEIRTSIGYSGDFLSVIIMPDHMDSARGVLDANGQATVTTNDGYTFELSINPDARTMSATLTAPASSTVRSAAQHPTARDGHAGGQADELNVIHFAGLVAGVDPATRLNNLSVRSQAGSGAQTLVLGFVITGDAEKSVLVRGIGPALTAFDVPGALVDPRLRIFGSASSEIPLAENNDWAGDASLRTAFVALGAFALDDSSRDAALLQSLSAGAFTAQVAGSGGESGIALVEAYDVDGRQTERFVNLSARTVVGTGADVLTAGFVIAGNSPIRLLVRGVGPTLTSFGVDGALVDPVLRLFDSDQNLTAENDNWGGGQSIVEAAATVGAFELAASASADAALLVTLMPGAYTIQVGGVDDTTGVALVEVYEVP; via the coding sequence ATGATTACTCTGCCCCTCTCCCGCATCGTAGCCAGCGTAGCGCTAAGCTTGCTGGCTTCTCTGGCCCTCAGCGCCGCCAAACTTGAATATCGTTTTACGACGATCGCATCCGCCTCCGGTGGTTCGGGTTTTACCGACGGCCCCGTCGCCACGGCGCATTTTCGCACGCCAACGGGAGTTAGTCTCGATTCTGCCGGCAACATTTATGTGGCCGATCGCGAAAACCACGTCGTTCGCAAAATCTCTCCGCAGGGATGGGTAAGCACCATCGCGGGAGTTCCCGGCACCGAGGGCAACACCGATGGTCCGTCGGGCGTGGCCCTCTTCAGCAACCCGCAGGACGTCGCCGTGGCGGCCGACGGCTCGGTCTACGTGGCCAATAGCGGATCATATCCCGCGATTCGACGCATCGGAACTGATGGACAGACGACCACCGTGGTAAGTTCCGGTTTCGTAGCCCCGGTGAGCTTGGCCTTCGCCCCGGACGGCACGACACTTTACGTCGCCGACTCCACTCAAAACGCCATCTATAAGGTGACCGGCTCCGGCACAATGTCCCTGCTCGCCGGCGGCGCGGGAGCCGGCAGCGCAGACGGTCTGGGATCAGCCGCTCAATTCAATTCGCCCCGAGCCCTCGCGGTGGATGCAAGCGGCCAAATCTATGTGGCCGACACATTGAACTACACCGTGCGACTCGTATCGCCCACGGGTGCCGTCACCACGTTTGCGGGAACCCCCGGCGGGTTCATTTCCATCGGCACCCATCGCACGACCGCCAGCTTCTACATGGTGGATGGCGTCGCGGTTGATTCCGCCGGAAACGTCTTCGCCGCCAGCCGATCAGTCGTTTGGAAAATAAACGCCGCCGGTGACGTGAGTGCCTTCGCCGGCAACGGCGCGTCGACCCCCTTTGAACCCACCCAGTTCTCCGACGGTTCTACAAACGCCTCGAAGTTTGAAACCCCGGACGACATCTCGGTGGATGCCTCCGGCGCGCTGGTGATCGCGGACTCCAACAACCACGCCATTCGCCGGGTAAGTATCGAGGGGAACGTTTCCACCATTGTCGGCGGACCCGACTGGGCGGCAACCGGAATGGCAGGTCCCACGGGCGCCTCGCTGCTGCCTGATGGCAACGCGTTGGTTTCGGTCACCGGCAGCGGCACCGTCGTTCACGTCACTCCTGAAGGTGCCGTCAGCGCCTACGCTGGCACGGAAGGTAATATTCCGCGAATCATCGTTGAGCCTGGACTTGTTCGCACCGAGCGCACGGTCGACAACACCCGGGCGCATTTCTTTGCCTCGTCGATTGCCATCGATCAGGCGGGAAACATTTACGCACCTCACGGCCATGCCATCCGCCGGATGAACTCGGCTGGGTTGGTTCAGATCATGGCCGGATCGGACAGCGAGTCGGGCTCCACCGACGGGATGGGCACGTCTGCTCGCTTTAAAAACCCGGGGGCCATGACCGTCGATTCTCTGGGCAATGTATACGTGGCCGACTATGGCAATTTCACCATTCGCCGTATCAGTCCGAGCGGCAATGTCACCACCTTCGCCGGCGCACCCGGACTGCGGGGTTCGACGGATGGCCTGGGCACCGCCGCCCGACTCGATCTGGTCTCCAGCATCACGATCGACGCGACCGACAACCTGTGGGTCGGCAGTGGATCGACCATCAAAATGGTTACTCCCGCCGGCCTCGTCACCACGATCGCCGGACAATCCAACATCTCCAGCTACTTGGACGGCACCGGCTTGAACGCGCTGCTGGGCCACACGATGCATCTATCGTTCGATCCCGAAGGAAATCTGCTGATTGCCGACAGTTCAAACAGCGCCATTCGCCAGATGGCTCCCGACACCACCATAACCACCCTGGGCGGAGATCGTGGCATCCGGGCCTCCGTTGACGGCGTGGGCACGGACGCTCGGTTCAATCAACCCGGCGGCATCACGGTATTCCCCAATGGTAATATCCTCGTCGCCGATACCGCCAACAACCAGCTGCGTCTGGGCGTGCCCGTTTACACGTCGGAGGCTTTCTTCGGCACCTACTTTGGCACGACTGCTCAGGGCACTCCATGGGCCCTCTGGCTTGAGCGGCCGGGTCAGGGGCGTTTCTCCATTCACTTACCCGAAAGCGATTCGGTCCTCCTCGCCGATATCGTCCTGGACGAGCGGGACGACTTCACCGCGTCGGCGGTTGAGATCTTAAAGGAAGGGACCGGGGTGTCACCGCGCACCATCGCCCTCCAAGGATCCATCGACGAGGAGTCTCAAGGCGTCGTCAACGTCATCGGGGAGCTCACCACGCTCGGCGAATCCTTCACCGGACAGTTTCCGCGGACCGGCGGAGGCACGCCCTTTTCGGGCTCCTACTATACCGCGATTGCCCTCGGGACCGCGATTGGGGAAATCCGCACTTCCATCGGCTACAGTGGTGATTTTCTCAGTGTGATCATCATGCCCGATCACATGGACAGCGCCCGCGGGGTGCTCGACGCCAATGGCCAGGCAACCGTGACCACGAACGATGGCTACACATTTGAACTGTCGATCAACCCGGACGCCCGCACGATGTCAGCGACGCTCACCGCCCCGGCGAGCTCCACCGTGCGTTCTGCGGCGCAACACCCCACCGCCCGCGACGGACACGCCGGGGGCCAGGCGGACGAACTCAATGTCATTCATTTCGCGGGTCTGGTCGCCGGGGTCGATCCGGCCACCCGCCTGAATAATTTGTCAGTGCGCAGCCAGGCCGGTTCCGGTGCCCAAACACTCGTGCTCGGATTTGTGATTACCGGAGATGCCGAAAAATCGGTGCTCGTCCGGGGTATCGGTCCCGCTTTGACCGCCTTCGACGTTCCCGGCGCGCTGGTTGATCCGCGGCTGCGCATCTTCGGATCCGCCAGCAGTGAAATCCCTTTGGCGGAAAACAATGATTGGGCCGGCGATGCGTCCCTCCGCACGGCCTTCGTCGCCTTGGGCGCGTTTGCCTTGGACGACAGTTCAAGGGATGCCGCGCTGCTCCAATCGCTGTCAGCCGGAGCTTTCACTGCCCAAGTGGCCGGCAGCGGCGGAGAAAGCGGCATCGCGCTGGTTGAAGCCTACGATGTCGATGGCCGCCAGACGGAGCGCTTCGTCAACCTGTCCGCCCGCACCGTGGTCGGAACCGGAGCAGATGTGTTGACCGCTGGTTTTGTCATCGCAGGCAACAGCCCGATTCGTCTGCTGGTGCGCGGCGTGGGTCCCACACTCACTTCGTTCGGGGTGGACGGCGCTTTGGTCGACCCGGTGCTTCGCCTCTTCGACAGCGATCAAAACCTAACGGCGGAAAACGATAATTGGGGAGGCGGCCAATCGATCGTGGAGGCCGCTGCCACGGTGGGCGCGTTCGAACTGGCTGCCAGCGCCAGTGCCGATGCCGCCTTGCTCGTCACCTTGATGCCCGGTGCCTACACCATTCAGGTGGGCGGCGTCGACGACACCACCGGTGTCGCCTTGGTTGAGGTCTACGAGGTGCCTTGA
- the ligA gene encoding NAD-dependent DNA ligase LigA, with the protein MTPTETEQRMAELRANLARHDELYYRQAEPEIADRDYDALKRELADLEEEYPLFAVATSPTQQVGDDRSEGFQSYTHRERMMSLDNTYSDDEMREFHARLVRELEREEFSLVVEPKIDGLAVSVTYERGKLVRAVTRGNGVEGDDITANARTIATLPTQLKASADAPVPDLIEIRGEIYLSTEEFQRINAEREEAGEALYANPRNLAAGTIKQLDPSVVAQRKLEIVLYGRGYTEPVEALPETQQQFFQWVKAWGLPTVERQWVAHNADEVLAAIRELDVLRESFAYATDGAVVKLDAIALQRTLGATSKAPRWAMAYKFEAERAETQLRNITIQVGRTGVLTPVAELEPVQLAGTTVSRATLHNRDEIARKDIRIGDFVSVEKAGEIIPAVIAVNLQKRAPTCEPFVFPEQCPACGTTAIQVEGEVAVRCPNRECPVQVRRRVQHFASRACLDIEGLGEAMVDQLVEQGWVKCLPDLYHLDRDNLLTLGKNVDKSTDKLLAAIEASKTAELWRFIHGLGITHVGTAAAKDLARVFGSLTALADATIEHYLRDKESVISGIGKTMADAIMGFFADDYNRQLVNDLIAAGVNPETPTTGAGGTLFAGQTFVLTGTLPTLTRNEAADMIEAAGGKVSGSVSKKTSYVVAGSEAGSKLAKAEKLGVTVIDEAELRRMLADDAAVQGTS; encoded by the coding sequence ATGACCCCGACAGAAACGGAACAACGCATGGCCGAACTGCGCGCAAATCTCGCGCGCCATGATGAGCTGTATTACCGTCAGGCGGAGCCGGAAATCGCGGACCGCGACTACGATGCGCTAAAGCGTGAACTGGCGGACTTGGAGGAGGAATATCCGTTGTTCGCCGTCGCCACGTCGCCGACGCAGCAGGTGGGTGACGACCGCAGCGAAGGTTTCCAATCCTATACGCATCGCGAGCGCATGATGAGTCTGGACAACACCTACTCGGATGACGAGATGCGTGAGTTTCACGCCCGGTTGGTGCGGGAGTTGGAACGCGAGGAATTCAGTCTCGTGGTGGAGCCCAAAATCGACGGCCTGGCGGTCAGCGTGACCTACGAGCGAGGCAAACTGGTGCGAGCGGTCACGCGGGGCAACGGCGTCGAGGGAGACGACATCACCGCCAATGCGCGGACGATTGCGACGTTACCGACGCAGCTGAAGGCGTCGGCCGACGCACCGGTGCCCGATTTGATCGAGATCCGCGGGGAAATCTATCTTTCCACCGAGGAGTTTCAGCGCATCAACGCCGAGCGCGAGGAAGCGGGCGAGGCCTTGTATGCCAATCCCCGCAATCTGGCGGCGGGCACGATCAAGCAGCTCGATCCGAGTGTCGTGGCGCAGCGGAAACTTGAAATCGTGCTTTACGGTCGTGGTTATACGGAGCCGGTCGAAGCCCTGCCCGAGACGCAGCAACAGTTTTTCCAATGGGTCAAAGCGTGGGGGCTGCCCACCGTGGAACGTCAGTGGGTCGCGCACAATGCCGACGAGGTGCTGGCGGCGATCCGCGAGCTCGACGTGCTGCGCGAGTCCTTTGCCTACGCCACCGATGGGGCGGTGGTGAAACTCGATGCCATCGCGCTGCAACGCACGCTTGGAGCCACCAGCAAGGCTCCCCGTTGGGCCATGGCTTACAAATTCGAAGCCGAACGCGCCGAGACCCAGTTGCGCAATATCACGATCCAGGTCGGCCGCACGGGCGTGCTCACACCGGTGGCGGAGCTCGAACCCGTGCAGCTCGCCGGCACCACGGTTTCCCGCGCCACGTTGCACAACCGCGACGAGATCGCCCGCAAAGACATCCGGATCGGTGATTTCGTCTCGGTCGAAAAAGCGGGTGAAATCATCCCGGCTGTGATCGCGGTGAACCTGCAAAAACGGGCACCGACATGTGAACCTTTTGTGTTCCCCGAACAGTGCCCGGCGTGCGGGACGACCGCGATTCAAGTCGAAGGCGAAGTCGCGGTGCGTTGTCCGAATCGCGAGTGTCCCGTGCAAGTGCGCCGCCGCGTGCAGCACTTTGCTTCGCGGGCCTGTCTCGACATCGAAGGTTTGGGCGAAGCGATGGTGGATCAGTTGGTGGAGCAAGGCTGGGTCAAATGCCTGCCCGATCTGTATCATCTCGATCGCGACAATTTGCTCACGCTGGGCAAGAACGTCGACAAGTCGACGGACAAGCTCCTCGCCGCGATCGAAGCCAGCAAAACGGCGGAGTTGTGGCGCTTCATCCACGGCCTCGGCATCACGCACGTGGGCACGGCGGCGGCCAAGGACTTGGCCCGCGTGTTTGGCAGTCTCACCGCGCTCGCCGATGCGACGATCGAACACTATCTGCGCGACAAGGAGTCGGTGATCAGTGGCATCGGAAAAACCATGGCCGACGCGATCATGGGATTTTTTGCCGACGACTATAACCGGCAATTGGTCAATGACCTGATCGCTGCCGGAGTGAATCCCGAGACTCCGACCACCGGTGCGGGAGGCACGCTTTTCGCCGGGCAAACGTTTGTGCTCACCGGCACGTTACCGACGCTCACGCGCAATGAGGCGGCGGACATGATCGAAGCGGCGGGCGGCAAAGTCAGCGGCAGCGTCAGCAAGAAAACCAGCTACGTGGTAGCCGGTAGCGAGGCGGGTTCCAAACTCGCCAAAGCCGAAAAGCTCGGCGTCACCGTCATCGATGAGGCCGAGCTGCGGCGGATGTTGGCGGACGACGCGGCCGTTCAAGGCACCTCGTAG
- a CDS encoding VanZ family protein, giving the protein MIFVASGRGQVAVPPVINIDKITHFAVFGLLGTLIARTQRPGRWWVGILLASLYGLVDEWRQSFTPGRSVEVADWVADTLGALTAVLIYTHWKRYRLLLEKNLWRSRPAPVAKS; this is encoded by the coding sequence ATGATTTTCGTCGCGTCCGGCCGCGGGCAAGTGGCGGTGCCACCCGTGATCAACATCGACAAGATTACCCATTTCGCGGTCTTCGGCTTGTTGGGGACGCTCATCGCCCGAACCCAGCGCCCGGGACGCTGGTGGGTCGGCATTCTACTCGCGTCACTCTATGGATTGGTCGACGAGTGGCGGCAGAGCTTCACGCCCGGTCGCTCTGTGGAGGTGGCCGACTGGGTGGCGGATACGTTGGGTGCGCTGACCGCGGTGCTGATTTACACCCATTGGAAACGTTACCGGTTGTTGCTGGAGAAAAATCTTTGGCGTTCACGCCCTGCGCCGGTTGCCAAGTCGTGA
- a CDS encoding Txe/YoeB family addiction module toxin translates to MSYTVLFSRQAQHDAKKLARSAHKQKAEKLIEILRTDPMQSPPRFEPLVGSLEGCYSRRINIQHRLVYEVFEEKKIVLILRMWTHYGE, encoded by the coding sequence GTGAGCTATACCGTTCTTTTTTCGCGACAGGCGCAGCACGACGCGAAGAAACTCGCCAGGAGTGCACACAAGCAGAAAGCGGAAAAATTGATCGAGATATTACGGACCGATCCAATGCAATCGCCACCGCGTTTCGAGCCATTGGTGGGATCGCTCGAAGGGTGTTATTCGCGAAGAATTAATATCCAGCACCGTCTCGTTTACGAAGTCTTCGAAGAAAAAAAGATCGTTTTGATATTACGCATGTGGACGCACTACGGCGAATGA
- a CDS encoding type II toxin-antitoxin system Phd/YefM family antitoxin, which produces MTTVTATKARGSLYALIDEANASHEPVQITGKRGNAVLISEGDWRAIRETLHLHSVPGLVESIQKARDEGVEAASEHLDW; this is translated from the coding sequence ATGACCACTGTCACCGCCACCAAAGCTCGGGGTAGTTTGTATGCGCTCATTGATGAGGCGAATGCGTCCCATGAGCCCGTCCAGATTACCGGCAAACGTGGGAATGCGGTGTTGATCTCAGAGGGCGATTGGCGAGCGATTCGCGAGACTCTGCATCTACATTCAGTGCCAGGATTGGTGGAGTCGATTCAGAAGGCGCGTGACGAAGGCGTCGAAGCCGCTTCGGAGCATTTGGACTGGTGA
- a CDS encoding universal stress protein codes for MKTILTPVDFSPATAHVLDAAVDLARAVNANIVLLHVNQPPTVTADYGLAMENVQEVIAVSEKASKSQLKHLESQLTARGVEVTTVSGTGPSVPTIVQEARDHHAIYIVMGSHGHTAFYDLLVGSTTHGVLKKAPCPVVIVPRQKDD; via the coding sequence ATGAAAACGATACTCACCCCGGTAGACTTTTCCCCCGCCACGGCCCACGTGCTTGATGCCGCCGTCGACTTGGCCCGCGCCGTGAACGCGAACATCGTCCTACTCCACGTCAATCAGCCCCCCACGGTCACCGCCGACTACGGTCTGGCCATGGAAAACGTCCAGGAAGTCATCGCAGTCAGCGAAAAGGCCTCCAAGAGCCAGCTCAAACACCTGGAATCTCAACTCACCGCGCGCGGCGTCGAGGTAACCACCGTCTCCGGCACCGGACCTTCCGTCCCCACCATCGTGCAAGAGGCCCGCGATCACCATGCGATCTACATCGTCATGGGTTCCCACGGCCACACTGCTTTTTACGATCTGCTGGTCGGGAGCACCACCCACGGCGTCCTCAAGAAAGCCCCCTGCCCCGTGGTCATCGTGCCTCGGCAAAAGGACGACTAA